One genomic window of Chanos chanos chromosome 13, fChaCha1.1, whole genome shotgun sequence includes the following:
- the b9d1 gene encoding B9 domain-containing protein 1, which translates to MTSNNPSVFLLMVNGQIESANFPQYDDLYCKYCFVYGHDWAPTSGLEEGISQITSKGRESSQSLVWNFPIEITFKSTNPFGWPQIVVSVYGPDTFGNDVVRGYGAVHVPFTPGRHTRTIPMFVPESTSILQKFTSWVMGRRPEFTDPKVVAQGEGREVTRVRSQGFVTLQFNIVTKDMKKLGYETSSTENTAATSHQGPGPHYTV; encoded by the exons ATGACGTCCAACAATCCATCTGTATTTCTTCTCATGGTGAACGGGCAAATAGAAAGCGCTAAT tttccaCAATACGACGACTTGTACTGCAAATACTGTTTCGTGTATGGACACGACTGGGCACCCACATCC GGACTTGAGGAGGGAATCTCGCAGATCACGTCCAAAGGCAGAGAGTCTTCCCAAAGCCTGGTGTGGAACTTTCCCATCGAGATCACTTTTAAAAGCACAAATCCTTTTGGCT GGCCTCAGATTGTAGTGAGTGTTTACGGTCCAGACACTTTTGGAAATGACGTTGTGAGAGGCTACGGAGCCGTTCATGTTCCGTTTACTCCTGGCAG ACACACAAGAACCATCCCAATGTTCGTGCCAGAGTCCACGTCGATACTGCAGAAATTCACAAG CTGGGTGATGGGCAGGCGTCCGGAGTTCACAGATCCAAAGGTTGTGGCTCAGGGGGAAGGCAGAGAAG taaCTAGGGTACGCTCTCAAGGTTTCGTTACCCTCCAGTTCAACATTGTGactaaagacatgaaaaaactGGGCTATGAGACGTCGTCAACAGAGAATACAGCAGCCACAAGCCACCAAGGACCAGGGCCCCACTACACAGTCTGA